In Flavobacterium sp. CBA20B-1, one DNA window encodes the following:
- a CDS encoding type VI secretion system amidase effector protein Tae4 translates to MKNYFIYLFMGIFTISSCTNDNLIEPQAESTANEIIHEKLTYKQVSKRMDEKLDFDKSLKHSFQENYISSTKNLIKITNTDEEDSEILIDYFFDPIHDNETYSFITHEFTGEGDYLEKFVLTVEEGEEKVALLRYYPTTDFSAPLFSGKIEVSTLDRSYVGESYIENGITITQQSNNYQTTSSSIDCYSVISIKSSRCSNGGLHPYGVACTGPGAVNDAYLYVTSTILCNFTFDSGKQAPVFSTKILEPNPGSGGGGDGSNIVYEQFYQQLSPTFQNWLKTQPNAKNHLLAYLLRHRNSTYHENIAENLIEFLANDDYLKTNFNPLTEFVIKEALNGNKFNTTEFINFWSNLAASQKNIFQQYANTNKQYLNGTIRLKPEAEAFLSWAFNYLIDNPTVTVEQFENWFMGKVEGVESLDVYDGSYWTNPNLNFQQKSLPTYDDFFSNYPDQTVSAYDLCHLLTGGEIATLYNGIIAIGREMNTCAIRMSYALNECGIKIPNIPGKTRKGAIKSDGTYDYYFTFANDINQWMRKTFGTNDGDPTTPHNPKHKRYTKAQGGLNGILFPNLFQTENKKGIFSIVSPAGSNWATGHADCLKPDQTCVNNCHFYDGDIQFIDIWQLD, encoded by the coding sequence ATGAAAAACTACTTTATTTATTTGTTTATGGGCATTTTTACTATTAGCTCATGTACCAATGACAATTTAATTGAACCACAGGCAGAATCTACTGCAAATGAAATTATCCACGAGAAGTTAACCTACAAACAGGTTTCTAAAAGGATGGATGAAAAACTTGATTTTGATAAAAGTTTAAAACATTCTTTCCAAGAAAATTATATTTCTTCAACAAAAAATTTGATTAAAATTACTAATACTGATGAAGAAGATAGTGAAATTTTAATTGATTATTTCTTTGACCCTATTCATGATAACGAAACGTATTCTTTTATAACGCATGAATTTACTGGGGAAGGAGATTATTTGGAAAAATTTGTATTAACCGTTGAAGAAGGAGAAGAAAAGGTAGCTTTGTTAAGGTATTATCCTACAACTGATTTTTCTGCTCCGCTTTTTTCTGGGAAAATTGAAGTTTCAACGTTAGACAGATCATATGTTGGAGAATCGTATATTGAAAATGGTATTACAATTACACAACAATCTAACAATTATCAAACAACTAGTTCAAGTATAGATTGTTATTCAGTAATTAGCATAAAGTCGTCAAGATGTAGTAATGGTGGGCTTCATCCATATGGCGTAGCTTGTACAGGCCCCGGAGCAGTAAATGATGCTTATTTGTATGTAACAAGTACTATTTTATGTAACTTTACATTTGATAGTGGAAAGCAAGCTCCTGTTTTTTCTACTAAAATATTAGAACCGAACCCAGGGAGTGGAGGTGGAGGTGATGGTAGTAATATAGTTTACGAACAGTTTTATCAGCAACTTTCTCCTACTTTTCAAAATTGGTTAAAAACGCAACCTAATGCAAAGAATCATTTATTAGCGTATCTGTTGCGTCACAGAAATTCAACTTATCATGAGAATATTGCCGAGAATCTTATCGAATTTTTAGCTAATGATGATTATTTAAAAACAAATTTTAACCCTTTAACCGAATTTGTTATAAAAGAAGCCTTAAATGGAAATAAGTTTAATACCACAGAATTTATTAATTTTTGGAGTAATTTAGCGGCATCACAAAAAAATATCTTTCAGCAGTATGCAAATACAAATAAGCAATATTTAAATGGAACTATAAGATTAAAACCTGAAGCAGAAGCTTTTTTAAGTTGGGCTTTTAACTATTTAATAGATAACCCAACGGTAACTGTTGAGCAATTTGAAAACTGGTTTATGGGGAAAGTTGAAGGAGTAGAAAGTTTAGATGTTTATGATGGCTCTTATTGGACTAATCCTAATTTAAATTTTCAGCAGAAAAGTCTACCTACCTATGATGATTTTTTTAGCAACTATCCAGATCAGACTGTAAGTGCTTATGACTTATGTCATTTGCTCACTGGAGGTGAAATTGCAACACTTTATAATGGTATAATAGCTATAGGAAGAGAAATGAATACTTGCGCAATTAGAATGTCATATGCTTTGAATGAATGTGGAATTAAAATACCTAATATACCTGGTAAAACAAGAAAAGGTGCAATTAAATCTGATGGTACTTATGATTATTATTTTACATTTGCAAACGACATAAATCAGTGGATGCGTAAAACATTTGGGACTAATGATGGAGATCCTACCACCCCTCATAATCCTAAACACAAACGTTATACAAAAGCACAAGGTGGTTTAAATGGTATATTGTTTCCAAATTTGTTTCAAACTGAAAATAAGAAAGGTATATTTTCAATAGTATCACCTGCTGGAAGTAACTGGGCTACAGGACATGCTGATTGTCTAAAACCAGATCAAACCTGTGTTAATAACTGTCATTTTTATGACGGTGATATTCAATTTATAGATATATGGCAGTTGGATTAG
- a CDS encoding phytanoyl-CoA dioxygenase family protein translates to MVNLFNTAKDSLNNKGFSIVEGIYTDTEIESIISCIDKADQTNTTFRKSADLFAIRQVVKEIPEIIPFVFNDNLRKLIADIAGNDYFIVKSIYFDKPEKSNWYVAYHQDLTISVDKKATLENFMNWTKKQNQFAVQPPISILENITTLRIHLDETNSENGALKVIENSHSKGIFRPENIDWKNEKETTCDVPKGGVMLMKPLLLHSSNKTTNNEKRRVLHIELSNINLPKELNWAEKQEF, encoded by the coding sequence ATGGTGAACCTTTTTAATACTGCGAAAGATAGCTTAAACAACAAAGGATTTTCTATTGTTGAGGGAATTTATACTGATACCGAAATAGAATCTATCATATCTTGTATTGACAAAGCCGATCAAACCAATACTACTTTTAGAAAATCGGCTGATTTATTTGCGATAAGACAAGTTGTGAAAGAAATCCCAGAGATAATTCCATTTGTTTTTAATGATAACCTTCGCAAATTGATTGCAGATATTGCAGGAAATGATTATTTCATTGTGAAAAGCATCTATTTTGATAAACCGGAAAAATCTAATTGGTATGTTGCTTATCATCAAGATTTAACCATTTCGGTAGATAAAAAAGCGACTCTTGAAAACTTTATGAATTGGACAAAAAAACAAAATCAGTTTGCTGTTCAACCTCCAATTTCGATTTTAGAGAATATTACAACCTTACGAATTCACCTCGATGAAACAAATTCTGAAAATGGTGCATTGAAAGTAATTGAAAATTCTCATTCAAAAGGAATCTTCAGACCCGAAAACATTGATTGGAAAAATGAAAAAGAAACTACTTGCGATGTTCCTAAAGGCGGCGTAATGCTTATGAAACCATTGTTGCTACACAGTTCGAACAAAACAACAAACAATGAGAAACGAAGAGTGCTTCATATAGAATTATCCAATATCAATCTCCCAAAAGAATTAAATTGGGCTGAAAAGCAAGAATTTTAG
- a CDS encoding ZIP family metal transporter, giving the protein MFDQLIAFFESVDPVWAALFAGLFTWSLTAIGAALVFVFRNPNKKLLDGMLGFTGGVMIAASFWSLLAPAINMSQGEGFTKVIPAAIGFALGALFLFGLDKVLPHLHLNHPESKTEGVKTKTPWQKTTLLVLAITLHNIPEGLAVGVLFGGVAAGIPEATIAGALTLAIGIGLQNLPEGLAVSFPLRRAGMSKGKSFMYGQSSALVEPVAAVIGALAVGFFTPILPYALAFAAGAMIFVVIEEVVPETQQGDNGDIATLGFIGGFIVMMMLDVALG; this is encoded by the coding sequence ATGTTCGATCAACTCATCGCTTTTTTTGAATCGGTAGATCCGGTTTGGGCAGCACTTTTCGCCGGATTATTCACTTGGTCGTTAACCGCAATTGGCGCGGCATTGGTTTTTGTTTTTCGCAATCCGAACAAAAAATTATTAGACGGCATGCTTGGTTTCACAGGCGGCGTGATGATTGCAGCCAGCTTTTGGAGTTTGTTGGCACCTGCCATAAACATGAGTCAGGGCGAAGGTTTTACCAAAGTAATACCTGCTGCCATTGGCTTTGCGTTAGGCGCATTGTTCTTGTTTGGCTTGGATAAAGTGTTGCCGCATTTGCATTTGAATCATCCCGAATCCAAAACCGAAGGCGTTAAAACCAAAACGCCTTGGCAAAAAACAACTTTATTAGTTTTAGCAATTACGCTGCACAACATTCCAGAAGGTTTGGCGGTTGGCGTTTTGTTTGGTGGTGTGGCTGCTGGAATTCCCGAAGCTACCATTGCCGGGGCATTAACTTTGGCGATTGGCATTGGTTTGCAAAATTTACCCGAAGGTTTGGCGGTTTCGTTTCCGTTGCGCCGGGCGGGAATGAGCAAAGGCAAAAGTTTTATGTACGGACAAAGCTCCGCATTGGTGGAACCCGTTGCGGCTGTGATTGGGGCATTGGCTGTTGGCTTTTTTACGCCGATTTTGCCTTACGCATTAGCCTTTGCAGCCGGAGCCATGATTTTTGTGGTGATTGAAGAAGTTGTTCCAGAAACCCAGCAAGGCGATAACGGCGATATTGCCACCCTTGGCTTTATTGGCGGTTTTATTGTAATGATGATGCTGGATGTGGCTTTGGGGTAA
- a CDS encoding metal-dependent transcriptional regulator, producing MLTHSEENYLKIIYHLSQTEDNGISTNAIAQKIDTKASSVTDMIKKLKEKKLITHERYKGVFITKLGIQTAKMIIRKHRLWEVFLVDKLHFNWDEVHDVAEELEHIKSEKLINALDAFLDYPKEDPHGDPIPNAKGEIPYREKELLTEAKVSSEYMCVGVKDTSPAFLQYLDRQKIALGSTFKILKHENFDHSVTVLFQSTELTLSKVVAQNLFVKKI from the coding sequence ATGCTTACTCATTCCGAAGAAAACTATTTAAAAATAATTTATCATTTATCGCAAACCGAAGATAATGGCATTTCTACCAATGCCATTGCTCAAAAAATTGATACCAAAGCGTCATCGGTGACCGATATGATAAAGAAATTAAAAGAGAAAAAATTAATTACACACGAACGATACAAAGGCGTTTTTATCACTAAATTGGGGATACAAACAGCCAAAATGATTATTAGAAAGCACCGTTTATGGGAGGTTTTTTTGGTGGATAAACTACATTTTAATTGGGATGAAGTGCACGATGTTGCCGAAGAATTGGAACATATCAAGTCGGAAAAATTGATTAACGCACTAGATGCTTTTTTAGATTATCCGAAAGAAGATCCGCATGGCGACCCGATTCCCAATGCCAAAGGCGAAATTCCGTACCGAGAAAAAGAGTTGCTCACAGAGGCAAAAGTAAGCAGCGAATATATGTGTGTGGGTGTGAAAGACACTTCGCCTGCATTTTTGCAATATTTAGACCGACAAAAAATTGCTCTTGGAAGCACGTTTAAAATTTTAAAACACGAAAATTTCGACCATTCAGTAACGGTACTTTTTCAATCAACCGAGTTAACTCTTTCTAAAGTTGTGGCTCAAAACTTATTTGTAAAGAAAATTTAA
- a CDS encoding TonB-dependent receptor plug domain-containing protein — protein sequence MKLIIFFVVFISFQSVTAQVFFKGKVINNGLPVETVVYIEEIDTELPTNADGYFYYEFEKEGLYHAKIQNENGFIQDFEWMVSADNPQFHFILNQEPVADQLDEIVISGSLKPVLRSESLMPVEVYTPTFFKKNPTPNIFEALQNVNGVKPQVNCSVCNTGDIHINGLEGPYTFVLIDGMPIVSGLSTVYGLSGIPNSLIEKVEIVKGPASSLYGSEAVGGLINIITKNPLYASKYAVDVFGTSWGEINTDLGLSLKVSEKVHWLMGVNYFNYSNTIDKNKDGFTDITLQDRISIFNKFTFNRNSKKQLAVATRYFYEDRWGGQMNWNRNFRGGTDVYGESIYTNRFELLGLYELPFTEKITSQFSFTAHDQNSMYGDTPFLAKQNIAFAQFYWDKTYGKHDFLMGTAARYQLYDDNSVATSTADETFIPSFFVQDSYKINKLFSVLGGLRYDYHKTHKSIVTPRLAFRYESKKGTILRLNTGTGFRVVNLFTEEHAALSGAREVVILEDLKPEQSFNVNLNFLKTWMLKDDLMLQAEAAAWYTHFTNSIIPDYDTNPNEIIYKNLEGYAETKGISLNVDAVYANNLKMMLGVTLQDVGKVEKGVRTQQILTEKFSGTWVVSYTFNNLNLTVDYSGNVYGPMRLPLVSALDPRLPYSKTYSLQNIQFTYKGFKHFEIYGGVKNILNWTPNKNNPFLIARSHDPFNKNVQYDANGTALVTAENPYGLVFDPTYIYAPNQGIRTFFGVRYSF from the coding sequence ATGAAACTAATTATATTTTTCGTGGTATTTATTTCTTTTCAGAGTGTTACTGCGCAAGTTTTTTTCAAGGGAAAGGTGATAAATAATGGATTGCCTGTTGAAACAGTTGTTTATATTGAAGAAATCGATACGGAATTGCCTACAAACGCCGATGGATATTTTTATTATGAATTTGAAAAAGAAGGTTTGTATCATGCCAAAATTCAGAATGAAAATGGATTTATACAAGATTTTGAGTGGATGGTATCGGCTGATAATCCACAGTTCCATTTTATTTTAAACCAAGAACCGGTTGCTGATCAATTAGACGAAATTGTGATTTCGGGCAGTTTAAAACCTGTGCTTCGGTCTGAAAGTTTAATGCCGGTAGAGGTATATACACCTACTTTTTTCAAAAAAAATCCAACCCCAAATATTTTTGAAGCCCTTCAAAATGTCAATGGTGTAAAGCCGCAGGTAAATTGCAGTGTTTGCAACACGGGCGATATTCATATAAATGGTTTAGAAGGACCTTATACTTTTGTTTTGATCGATGGAATGCCTATTGTAAGTGGCTTGTCAACAGTTTATGGTTTGTCGGGCATTCCGAATTCGTTAATAGAGAAAGTAGAAATCGTGAAAGGTCCGGCATCGTCGTTATACGGTAGTGAAGCTGTGGGTGGATTGATCAATATCATTACAAAAAATCCGTTGTATGCATCAAAATATGCAGTTGATGTTTTTGGAACTTCGTGGGGTGAAATCAATACTGATTTGGGTCTTTCTTTAAAAGTTTCAGAAAAAGTGCATTGGTTAATGGGGGTGAATTACTTTAATTATTCCAATACCATCGACAAAAATAAAGACGGATTTACCGATATTACTTTGCAAGACCGTATTTCAATTTTCAACAAATTTACGTTTAATCGCAACTCAAAAAAGCAATTAGCAGTTGCCACTCGTTATTTTTACGAAGATCGGTGGGGTGGACAAATGAATTGGAACCGCAATTTCCGAGGAGGAACCGATGTGTATGGAGAATCGATTTACACCAACCGCTTTGAATTGCTTGGTTTATACGAATTGCCGTTTACCGAAAAAATTACCAGTCAGTTTTCCTTTACCGCTCACGATCAAAATTCCATGTATGGCGATACACCTTTTCTTGCCAAACAAAACATTGCTTTTGCTCAATTCTATTGGGATAAAACCTATGGAAAACACGATTTTTTGATGGGAACTGCTGCCCGCTATCAATTGTATGATGACAACAGCGTAGCCACTTCTACAGCAGATGAAACATTTATTCCCAGTTTTTTTGTTCAAGATTCATATAAAATCAACAAGCTTTTCAGTGTGTTGGGCGGTTTGCGATATGATTACCACAAAACCCACAAAAGTATTGTTACGCCCAGACTGGCATTTCGCTATGAATCTAAAAAAGGAACCATTTTGCGTTTAAACACTGGCACCGGTTTTAGAGTAGTAAATTTGTTTACAGAAGAACATGCGGCGCTTTCCGGCGCACGAGAAGTGGTGATTTTAGAAGATTTAAAACCCGAACAATCGTTTAATGTGAATCTGAATTTCCTAAAAACCTGGATGTTGAAAGATGATTTAATGCTTCAAGCCGAAGCAGCAGCTTGGTACACGCATTTTACCAATTCCATTATCCCTGACTATGACACCAACCCCAATGAAATTATTTATAAAAATTTAGAAGGATATGCCGAAACTAAAGGAATCAGCTTGAATGTAGATGCAGTGTATGCTAATAATTTAAAAATGATGTTGGGGGTAACGTTGCAAGATGTAGGTAAGGTAGAAAAGGGTGTGCGTACGCAACAAATTCTTACTGAAAAATTTTCGGGCACTTGGGTGGTTTCCTACACTTTTAATAATTTAAACCTTACGGTTGACTATTCTGGAAATGTATATGGACCGATGCGTTTGCCTTTAGTGAGTGCATTAGATCCGCGTTTGCCCTATTCTAAAACCTATAGTTTACAAAATATTCAATTTACATATAAAGGTTTTAAGCATTTTGAAATCTATGGAGGTGTGAAAAATATTTTGAATTGGACACCCAACAAAAACAATCCGTTTTTAATTGCTCGTTCACATGATCCATTTAACAAAAATGTGCAATATGATGCTAATGGAACTGCTTTGGTAACGGCTGAAAATCCGTATGGTTTAGTGTTTGATCCCACTTATATTTATGCACCAAACCAAGGTATTAGAACTTTTTTTGGAGTGCGGTACAGCTTTTAA
- a CDS encoding septal ring lytic transglycosylase RlpA family protein, with the protein MKKHFSLILVGLVTLTAIMSYGVLSKNTETDNNEKVVGKELAFAEVATANSLGKDSSKINEKEADLKSELVKLNAELEALEEEVEVVHEETNASYYHDKFNGRKTASGAIFSNKKYTAAHKTLPFGTKVRVTNLRNDREIIVEINDRGPFVKGRKLDLSKTAFMDLASNKGRGVLPVKIEVLPENYEERKSELQEELSIITSIPEDLDLNEFAL; encoded by the coding sequence ATGAAGAAGCATTTTTCATTAATTTTAGTAGGATTGGTAACACTAACGGCAATAATGAGCTACGGTGTATTATCAAAAAACACGGAGACGGATAACAACGAAAAGGTTGTGGGGAAAGAATTAGCGTTTGCAGAAGTAGCAACAGCTAACAGTTTGGGGAAAGATTCTTCTAAAATAAACGAAAAAGAAGCAGACTTAAAAAGCGAATTAGTTAAATTAAATGCCGAATTAGAAGCCTTGGAAGAGGAAGTAGAGGTGGTGCATGAAGAAACAAATGCTTCTTATTACCACGACAAATTCAACGGTAGAAAAACAGCAAGTGGTGCCATTTTTAGCAATAAAAAATATACTGCGGCTCACAAAACACTTCCTTTTGGTACCAAAGTACGCGTGACCAATTTAAGAAATGATCGCGAAATAATTGTAGAAATAAACGATCGCGGCCCTTTTGTGAAAGGTCGAAAACTAGATTTAAGCAAAACCGCTTTTATGGACCTAGCAAGTAATAAAGGTCGTGGTGTTTTACCTGTTAAAATAGAAGTTTTACCAGAAAACTACGAAGAAAGAAAAAGCGAATTGCAAGAAGAATTAAGTATCATTACTTCTATTCCAGAAGATTTAGATTTAAACGAATTTGCGCTATAA
- a CDS encoding septal ring lytic transglycosylase RlpA family protein: MCLASCKTAKTNKKTETSLFKNEVFACYYHDKFNGRTTANGEIFSNNKQTAAHKTLPFGTKVKVTNLANNKSVEVLINDRGPFTKGLEIDLSKKAFNAISHDKKAGKLKVKLELVNPPN, from the coding sequence ATGTGTTTGGCAAGTTGCAAAACCGCCAAAACAAACAAAAAAACAGAAACCTCATTGTTTAAAAATGAGGTTTTTGCTTGTTATTACCACGATAAATTCAATGGCAGAACCACTGCCAATGGAGAAATTTTTTCAAATAATAAGCAAACGGCCGCTCACAAAACCCTCCCATTTGGCACAAAAGTAAAAGTAACCAACCTTGCAAACAACAAAAGTGTTGAGGTGTTGATTAACGACCGCGGTCCATTCACAAAAGGCTTAGAAATTGACCTAAGCAAAAAAGCGTTCAATGCCATTTCCCACGATAAAAAAGCAGGTAAGCTAAAAGTGAAATTAGAATTGGTTAATCCACCCAATTAG
- a CDS encoding CYTH domain-containing protein translates to MFEIERKFSVKSTTFLANAKKSYKITQGYLNSNENRTVRVRIKGDKGFITVKGISSADGLKRFEWEKEIAVEEAEALLLLCEDFIIDKTRYIVLNGDAVFEVDVFEGLNTGLVIAEIELQTTDEHFEKPDWLGDELTGDKRFYNSYLSNHPFANWVD, encoded by the coding sequence ATGTTTGAAATTGAACGAAAATTCAGCGTTAAAAGTACTACTTTTTTGGCGAATGCTAAAAAAAGCTATAAGATTACGCAAGGTTATTTGAATTCTAACGAAAACCGAACGGTTCGGGTGCGTATTAAAGGCGATAAAGGTTTCATTACGGTTAAGGGAATAAGCAGTGCCGATGGTTTAAAACGGTTTGAATGGGAAAAAGAGATTGCTGTTGAAGAGGCAGAAGCTTTGCTATTGCTTTGTGAGGATTTCATCATCGATAAAACCAGATATATAGTTTTGAATGGAGATGCAGTGTTTGAAGTGGATGTTTTTGAAGGATTAAACACCGGTTTAGTTATTGCCGAAATTGAATTGCAAACTACCGATGAACATTTTGAAAAACCCGATTGGCTGGGCGATGAACTTACAGGTGATAAGCGATTTTACAACTCTTATTTAAGCAATCATCCGTTTGCTAATTGGGTGGATTAA